GGCCACGGTGAGTTTGGACCCAACGATCGGATAATATACATTCGGAATAGAAGGTGGTTCCACTTGTAAGGTGGCCCTTTGCTGCAAACTGGGATCGTATCCTCGAATGGTTCCTTGGTACATATCCGAGATTATCACATTGCCGAAGGAATCAATCGCGATCGCATAAGGTTTTATGCCTGTGCCTCCATGAAAAAGGCCAGTAAGATAAGTTCCATCCGGAGCCCAAACGGAAAGTACAGGATCATGAACCGAATCCACTACGAATAAATTTCCATTAGTAGGATCAATGGCTATGTCTTTTGTGATATCAAAAGCTCCTATATCATTTCCGTGAAATGTTCCTCTAAAATAGCCTACACCTGCAAGCGGTGTATGCCATCCTTTCACATTATTTGTATCTTTCCCGAGCCAACCTTCATAAGCTCCGGATTGATCGTAACGATTTACGTAATATAATACTTCACTACCGACATAGATCTTATTTCCGTAAAAAGAAATAGAGCCGAAAGTGTTCATGGCTCCGTCGTCTTGAGTGGCGGAAGGATTTCCTTGCGGCTGACCTGTGGCATGCCAGCCAATACTGTTATCACTTGCTTTCCCTAACCATGCTTCGAAATTTAAAGAAGAATCAAAACGTTGGATCCTATATGCGTCTGAAACGTATAGACGATCTTGGGAATCCGTAGCAAGTCCCCCTATGATGGTAAATTCTTCCGGGTTTAATCCGAAAGCGGCTACTGCGCTTGTTGGTGCTGAATGAAATCCTTTGGCGCCCGTAGTATCTAATCCTAACCATCCTAAAAATTTTCCGGAAGGATCGAACTTTAAAACTCTGGACCGAGTCGTGATCACATACAAAGGACAACCCCCGGTATAATCATGCTGCACGTCACAGGTCCATGATTTTTCGGCTACGTATACATTGTCTTGGCTATCCACTGCGATTGCATACGGATTATCAAAATTGTATTCTATAGTGGAAACGATTCTGAATCCTTTTGCTTGCATTTGAGGAAGCAGGAAGGCTTCCAATTTTAAAAGGGTTGGATCTAGCGGGGAATCCCCGAGAGCACAGGACATAAAAGTGCCCAAGATAAGTAGGATCGCCGAGAAAAACCTAGGGCCGAAGTTTTCCATTGGTATAATAACAATCGGAAGCCAGGATTTTGCCCTAAAAGGGTGAAACAATTCCTGATTTCCTATTTTTTTATCTATGTTGGAAAGAACTTTTTTCCTGATTTTACTGAACGACTAATCTTTTGGACTGCTCTGAAAGTTCTTCTAGGCTTGCTCTCATTCTATTGGAACCTTCTGAGATAAGATTCGAAGATTGTTCAATAGAAGAAAGTGCCTGCACCACTTCTTTGGTTCCGTTCTTCTGTTCGCTTGCAATGGATTCGATCTGTCTGGATAGATCAAATAATTCCCGGAAAGATTTTAAGAAGGACTCGTGAATACGTCCTTGGTTTTCCACCCTGGACCTCAATTGATTTAGGTTATCTACCACAGAAGTAAATCCGGATTCTTGGACGGAAACTTTTCGTTTTGTTTCTTCCGCTGCAGTATTTCCGTTTGTGATCAGTTTTGCAGCTTCTGCAATAATTTTAGATATTGTGGCGGCGTTTTCGGAAGCGCTATCTGCAAGTTTTGCGACCTCTTGTGCCACTACTGCAAATCCTTTTCCATGCTCTCCCGCTCTTGCCGCCTCGATAGAAGCGTTTAACGCTAACAAGTTCGTTCTATCTGCGATCTCTCTCATAATATCGTTTACATCTTGGACTTTTTTGAAGGATTTACTTACTTCCCCGAAATTATTTCCTAATACTTCCATTGCTCCGGAAACATCTTTACTATAACCTTTGGACTCTTCAGTAGTCTTGGCTAAGGAGTCAGTGGAGATACGCACGTCTTTTAAGATAGAATTTAAGGTATCGCTTTCTTTGTTCAGTTCTTCTATCTTTCCGAACTGAGCCTTAACAAATTCAGCGGCGCTGTCCGTGGATGCGGCTAATTCTTCTAACGAAGCGCTGATCTGTTCCATACTGGAGACCTGGCTTTGGATCTCTGAATTCAAAGTGTCCATTTCGTTTTTCATTTCGGAAGTATTTCTGTTCAGGACGGTAGCCTCGTCAGTGATCCTGTTTTTGGTCTTCTCCGCTTCTTCACTTTTTGCTTCGGCTTCAACTGTGGATTTGATTGCCACGTCGGAAACGGAAACTAAAAATTTTACTACGGAAGTCAGGATGTGAATTCCTAAAACGAAAAATACGAATCGGATGATCTCGAAAAATACGGAGATCTCTGTGGACTTATCCGTAGTGTATTTGAATTCAACTCCATTCAACCATGCGAAATAATCCATTGAGAATGTTCCGATCAATGCCAGATACCCTACCATCAAAGTAGTTTTAGGGGAAAGGAGCAGGCCGGAATAGATCATCACGAAAAAATATAACATGATAAAGAATGGCATCTTCAACGTTCCGACCATCGCTTCCGCATTAGCAGCAAAAACGGTTACTGTGATGAAGATGAGTGAATACATTAAGATATCTAAAAATACGCAAAGAGTTACAAAGGAACTTTTGAGTTTTCCTTTTTTGAGTAGAATGATCTGAGCAATCCCGTAACTGAAAATGGTGAGCTCTATCGAAAAATTTATGAACGTACTGGTTTGGGAACTGGATCCTTGAGAGAATAAGGCCAGAACGTTTACTAAAAGCATCACTATGGAGAATCCGATACGGATTCGATTGATACTAACCGCTCCTTTTTCTGAAAAATTTGTAGTTTGGACGGAGTTTGCCACCATTGTGTTTTTGCCTTTTTGATTCTAACGGATTGATCTGAATATACGAATGGCCAAGAAGTTTCGGCCAATACTGTTCGACTTCTAAAAATGAAAAAACTACACAGTTGTAATCCGAATAGAAGAAACGGACCTACGGATTGTTAGCTTATGCTGTTTTTTCGTTCCGGTCTTTAAATAAAAAGAATGTAAAAGATAATCCAAAACAAGTAATTAGTAAACCCAAAAGGTCTAGCCAAAGAGGTTGAAGGATTTGGATTTTTCCGGAGATGGGAGCGGAGAAACCGGGGATTTCGAGTTGTAGCCCATGCAAAACGATAAGTGGAATTCCATTAAATACAGCATGGATTAAAATCGAATTCCAGATCGAATCAGTTTTATAAACCACCCAAGCCATATAGATCCCGAGAATACTGGATCCGATAAATTGCCAAGGATTCAAATGGATTAGTCCGAACAAAAGCGAAGAGAGAAGGAAAGAAGATATTACAGAAAAAGTTTTCAAGAGCCGATCTAAGATCACTCCTCTAAACATAAGCTCTTCTGTGATCGGAGCTACGACGGAAAGTAAGATTACGGATAAGAAAATATTTTCTCCGTCAAACAATCCTTGGAATAAGTTTATGATAAAGTCCGGTTTAGGGACTAACATAGAAAACAAATTATCCACTTCGGAAAGAAGAATAGAAAAACCTATCGCAGTAATTCCGAAACTAAGCGCCTCCAACACTTTTGGAGATCTGAATCTTAAAACTTCTGCATATTCCTTTTTGGAAATTTTAAGTCCGACCCAAATTGCCAGTCCGAAAGAGGCTGAGTTCCCAATTGCTGCGATTAGTTTCGCATCTAGATTCCATTTTGCAACGGATTGAAGGATCGCAAACACGATCCCAATTCCAACACCGGTAACTAAAACTAAGATGCAGAGACCGACTGCTCCTAAAAAAGGATAATTATTATTTTGCATGGATTAGAAAAACGCCTAAGATCAGGATTCAATCGGGATCCGTTTTCCGTCCAGCCAACCTGCGACCCAAGCAAGAAGCACATAACCTACTAATGCCTGGATGGAGAATTCAGGAATTGTAAGTGGAGGAGGGAAGAATGGAGTGGCAACTGCTAAAACCAATAGTATCCCGCCGAAGATCTGCATTCCGTATTTTCCACCGAAAGTTGTGCCTGGTTTAGTCGCTCTAAAATATAAAACCAAACCGATCAAGGTAAGGGTTACTTCCGTCGCGATAGAAAGAGTTCTATTATGCCAAAGACCAAAACCTATTTTAGGACCTGAATCGAATAGGATAGGTAGATCTTTTGTATGCATAGGAAGATCCAGAAAATAATGAGAAAGAACGGTTAAACCGATAAGTCCGGAAATTTTGTTCTTTAAAGAATCTGAATATGGTTTGGATCTTAAAAAAACGAATTTAAAGATCAGAAAACATAAGATCGACCAGCCAATTCCACCCACTAAACTATGCGTGATCGGCATATAATAAAGATCGAAATTATTCACTTCAGTAAAACCTGGAACGAATCTAATACCTTCGATCCCGAATAAGATAAAGATCATAAATAAAATATCTACGAACTGAACCCCGATAAAACTCGCCCAGAGAGGAGTTTTGGGTTCCGCTTTTTTAGAAGCGAAAGAAACGCTATAATGTCCTATAAACATGAGTTTGCCCCAAGGCCGAAGCTCCGGCCGGAGCAAAGGATTTAGGAAATCTAAAAAAAGGCAAGAGGGAATCCGAAACGGAGTTCTTTCGGAAAATTAAAATTGGCTTGGTTCGTGTTTTTCGCCGTTGATCAGTTTACCTAAAAGTCTGTTTTCTCTATCTATGAAAGACTCGATGAAAGGCTGTAGGTCTTTGATCTTTGTAGATAGATTATAACCGGCTTCCATAGTATCTACTAGAGAAGTAGCTCCTACCATCGAGGCCGCAACTTTGATCGGGGCCATAATCAGTTTTACCATTGGAAGTTTTGAAAGAGAGAAGAAAAATTTTAGAGTCTCTCCTACCATACCGATCTGGGCTCTTCTGTCGTCGAATCTACCGACTGCACCCAAGGCAGCATAAAGATTTTCTTGAGGGATCTCTCCGTTCTCCATCAGATTATTTTCGAGTACAACTTTTGCGGTCTCAAAATCCAAAGAGTCTGTGAGCTTATTCAGTAGAATGATCTGATGGATATTGTCGGTCATTGCCTTGCCGGCGACCGTTTTTAATTTTTCATACAAACTTTCGAGTGCATTGTCTCTTTCTTCCTTGTTTGTGGGAGCATAAAGATTGTTTTCGAAAAAGGAGGGGATCCCGTCGTATCCCTTAATTGATGTTAAAAGATCCGAATATGTATGACGCAATCTTTCGATTGTGGATCTGACTACGGCAAGACGAACTGGTTCGAGTTCTTTCAGATCCATTTCTGTTAACAACGAACTTGGGGTTTCACGGTTCCTAGGTCAATTGAAAAAATATAGAAGATCGGCCAGGGAAATATCTAAAAAAAATTATTCCTTAGAGACCAAAGCGTTTTCTTTCAAATTGCCAGGAAGTTTTTTCATGGATTTCTCCGCGTCATCCTTGGATGGGAAATTTCCCATACGAACGGTAAAATAACCATTTTTGGTTTTTTTCACGTACGACTTCGCGCCTAAAGAAGATTTGAGTTCATCTGCCTTCTCTTTGGTTTTGAATGCCGCCACCTGTACGAAAAAATCGTTATCAGCCTTATGGACCGCAGTCTTACGAGGGGAAGTGTGGATTGATTTCTTGGATTCCTTTTCTTTCCGGACTAATTTTTTTTCAGGATGAGAAGAGGATGGGGCTTCTACTTCTATCTTGGATGGCTCTTCTTTTTTTGAGGGAGAAACTTCGGATCTTAGATCCACAACTTCCGCACCGGGAGGAAGATTTCTAAATTTGACTTCTTCTTCTTTTTTAATGTTAGAAGGAGCAGAGGATTCATCCATTGCTTGGTTCACAGTGGAAGAAGATAAGGATTGCATATTGTCTCGATTAGAGTTGAGAGCCAGGTCGTCTTGCACTTGGCCTCTTTTTCTACCTACGGAAACTCCTAAGAAGAAGAATGAAAAAAGTAGTCCCACTAAAAATAGGGAGAGCAAGGAGATCCTTTTATTATCTAAATTGATGACGTAGAAAATTTTTTCCTTCATTTCATTCTTCCTTTTAATTCAGCGTACAAATGTTCGCATTCTTTACGAAGGTCTTGCAAATCCCCTGTGTTCTTAATGGAATAATCGGCCTTCTTCGCTTTTTCCTGAAGAGAAAGCTGGCTTTTTGCTCTGGCTTCCGCTTCTTCTCTGCTTATCCCGTCCCTTTTTACTGTCCTTTCCAGGGAAACTTCCGGGTCTGAGATCACACAGACCGTAGCATCACAAAGGGTATAGGAGTCCGTTTCGAAAAGAAGTGGGACCTCCCACAGGACCAGACTAGCTTCTTCCAGGCCGCCCAGAACTTCCAAAAACTCCTTACGTATCCTTGGATGGGTTAAAGAGTTTAGGATCTTCAGTTTTTCGGGATTTCCGAATACTAACTTCGCGATCCTTTTCCGATCTATATTGCCGGACTCATCTAGAATTTCCGGACCCAAGGAATCGATCAGTTCCTTGGAGATCGGGCTGTTCGGGTCCGTATATTTACGGGCGATCTCGTCAGCGCTGATCCTTATTCCGCCCAGCTCTTCCAAGATCCGAGTCGCAGTGGATTTGCCACCACCGATCATCCCAGTGATCCCGACAAGAAAAGCCCCGTCAGTTCTAAGAGAGGACCGAGTCATTGGGAAAGATTATACGAAAAGGCTTTTTAGTACAAGCTTTTTAATATAGGTAGACTTGGCCGTCTCCCTCGTGACGGCTCTTAAAACGCATCCAAGATTTTCAGCCTTGGCTCGATCATTTGTGAATAAGTGAAATATTCGAGCATCACAGGTGTGAAATTAGTGGCCTTGGTTACAAATAGAACGTAAAATTCAGACTGATAAATAATACGGTAACCTGAGGGTTGCTAATCTTACATTTTTGATATATATCAAGATGAGAAGAAGGGCTTTATATTTTCGAATTATTTGTATTCGGGGCATCTGCTTTGCAAATAATTAATCTCATGAAACTGTAGCTTTTAATATTATAAAAAATTAAAGTTATAGTTTTTATACGAAAGTTTTTAGATCGCATATTCCATATTAGAATAATATAAACCATCCGTTATGGGATACGTTCTGATTTTTCCATGTTATCCCAGTTGGGACAAAAAGTTCCCAAATTTTTTTCCGTTAGTTTCATTTTCGCTTAATAACTGTCTGTTTTCTCAACTTTTCCTAAAATTTTTTTCAGTTAGCCGCAAAAAATTGGACAAAAATGGGAACTTTTTTGAAACGTCCATTCAAACGCCTAAGTTGTGTTTCGATTCAGAGACGAATCAGGCAGAACTGTGAGTAAAAATTTTAACTCAGTCAAAAAAGTCGACTCACGTCGAAAAATTTGTCCGGGATGTTTTATATTTTGGATTTGGTTCTTTTGAGTGATGGGAAACCGGAGGTTGGTTCGATGTTCGATTTGATCGTTAGGATTGTTGTTAGGAAAGTTATTTTAGCTTCTGTTTTATTTTCCTTTGTTGGCTGTTTAAGCGATCTAGGCTTCGGGAGTGGAGACGTAGATATTACGAAAGCGACTTGGCTTGTTGCCGAAAAAATTCCATTAATTCGGGATAAAGGCGGTCTCCCAGGTCTACCTACACCTCCGGTAGTACCGATTGATAATCTTTTTAGCCTTCCTCCTGGTACAAAAGTAAAGGCGGCCAGCTTAGGAGGAACCATCGATCCTACTGGAACGAATATACTAAACGATTTCGACGGTGACGGAATTTTAAATACAAATGAGACGACAACTAACGTTTGGGTAGCTGACTATCCGATGATCGATGCAATCATAGCTCCTCCGGTTACGATGAAGATCTACATTCAGATCAGCTCCAATCAGAACAGTGATGAATTAGTTAGCGAGATAGGTTCTCAAGACTTCGCTTCAACTCGCAATGACGGTTCTGAAAAGATTCACCAAAACGAATTAAATTTAAAGACGGTTCAATTCCAAGATACATACTCAGATTCCATTTCTTTCAATGGGGCAAACTCTCTCTCGGAAAGTTTCGGAGTGAAATACCAAGGGACGGGAGCTAATTACGGAACTAGCTCTTCTAAAAACTGGGGGGTTACTGCTTCAACTAATAAGACTCTTACTAAATGGGCTGATAAACCCTTCGTCAATAATCTGGATAGAGAGGGTTGGAATGTAAAAGCGAATTCTTCCAGCGATAAGGCGATGAAATATCGAAGAGATAAGGCAAGTAAGATAGACGAAACTTCAAAAGTGGATCCGAATGCCGGTTACGTTAGAGCAGCACTATACATCGAAAATCAATCCGTAAATATGCCGGTGAAAATTAAAAATATTTTATGTTCCCTAATGTTTGAAACTGGCGAAGGTGATTTAATACCTATTCAAAGTTTCAGATTGATGAACACCGACAATAGTCCTTTCGAAGTTTCGGTTTATGGTGGAACAAAATTCGGTCCTTACGTAATCGAACTTACTAATTTAAATACCGCGGAAATTGAAAGAGCTATTTCATCTGGCTACACCCCTAAAATTTACATTGTAGATTATGAAATGACTCATGTTGCAGATTCGAATTATAGATCAGCTCTCCTGAATTTTACAGGTGATAACTTAAAGATCGTAGAGGAAAACTCCAAAGCAAGGACCGCTCTTATAAAAATTTTCGGACCTGGTTTCCGTGAAATGTACAGAGTAGCTGCATTCGATCTTGGCTCTGGAATTTCTGACCCTTGCCAGACTAAATCTGTAGTAGGAGATCTTTCCCCAGGCGTTAGCTTGAGGACTGCGTTGAATCGTATCGCTTGTTCGGGATTAGAAATAGAATATGAAGATGTCGTAGTGGATTTCCAAGACATCGCCCCCAAATTAAGCGCTTCAAGAGTTTTTGCAAAAGGAATAAAGTCTATTGGCGGGGTTAAAAATACAATTCTTTGTGATAGACAAGAGAACATCATCGGATCTGACAATAACCCTAGGACCGCTTGTGTTCAAAAACCTTTTAGCGAATGGACTCCAGAGCAAAAAGAAAATGGCGGAGTGTGGGTTGTATTCTCAAAGGGAAAATATTATAATTTTACGGAATACTTATTAACTCAGGGAGAAAATCCTGAAGTAATTAAATTCGATCCGAATGCTCCCCGGCCAGCTTCTGTTCTAAAAGGGATCGATTCTACTTTGTGGGCAGGCGATAGAGTGGATATCGTTTATATTTCTTTGAGAGATTATGGAGCAAAAATCCGTGATTTCGGAACCAATCCATTAGTAACGAACTTACCTTTCAAAATGAATACAGCCTGGGATCTGGATTCATTAGGACCTCATCCTTATTATCCTAACACTAAATCGATCTATTTGGGTGCAGTCGGCTTCGGAGAACAAATTGAACTTTCCATCAAACTCGATAAAACTCAATATCTAAATCCGAGTTTCGGAGCTCCTTCAATCTCCGGAAATTTCCAATACTTTAAAGATTTCTCATATAATCGAATCACTACACCTTTGTTATTCGAAAGAACTGAAGTTGCAGATTTCGAAATCAGCATGGGATTCGGTGGACAAAGATCAGATTGGATGCATATCGAAAGGGATTTAAATAATTCAGATCCCTATAAGTTACAGTCTTGCGGAGTAAATTTTATACATTCCACTCAGACCTTAACTTTATGTGTTAAACTTCCTACGCAACATGAAGTTCTGGATACTGAAACTAGCGTCGTGGAATTGTATGTTCGCCCTTCTTTGAACAATGCTTATAGAAGGACTGTTTGGCCTTTACCTTATTACAAGGTCGGAAAAATGAGAGGGACTTTGGCAGATGCAGTTGTTTCTGGAGCGAGCACAATTAGGGTACTAAAGCCGTTCGGTCTTTTGGAACAATATGATGTTCTGGTTATCGGCGATAATTCTCAGCAGTTTACAATCTTGAATATTTCGTCCGCGGATAGCGAGGGAGCTGTAACATTAACTTTAGATCAGCCTGTAGGTTTCGATGCTATAAAAACCACAACCGTGATCACGTTAAGTGGTTTGGAAACTCCAGATATCAAGATAACTCAGGACAGCGGTTTCATTACAAAGTGGAATCAAGAAGCGACTACTGCATTTCTTCCTACTGCTTATACGACTGCACAAAATCTTACATTTTCCGCAGGGCAATCAATCGATTGCTTAGCAAATCCAAAACATCCAGTTGGCTGTCTAGGGTTTGCTACTGACTTTAATGCAGTTAACTGGATGGGAAATTATAATAAGGGTGTAGCTCTTTGGAGTTCTTGGGCTGATGGAGGGGACTTTTCTAACTTCCTTTCCAGCGGAATGTTCGGGCTAACTACTAGTAACGGGCTTGTTTACAAATTGGAACCTGGAGCTTCCGACTATATGGTAGGTGAGCATACAGGATCGAATCCAATATATGGTCCTATAGCAATTTCGAATGGCGATTACACTCTTGTCATTTGGAGAAAGGATTCGGATATCTGGGGAAGGCTTTATACAAATTCCACCCAGGCAGCTGTCGGAGTTCAATTCGACATGAACACTTCTACAAATCCGATTAACGGTAATTTCACTGCAAAGGTAAATGAAAACGGAAAAGTCATTTTGGCATGGGAAAACGGTTTAGATCTCTTTGTAAGCTTCTGGGACATGCCTACGAAAACTAGAATCGGAACGGAGAGCAAGGTTGC
The nucleotide sequence above comes from Leptospira johnsonii. Encoded proteins:
- a CDS encoding NHL repeat-containing protein produces the protein MEAFLLPQMQAKGFRIVSTIEYNFDNPYAIAVDSQDNVYVAEKSWTCDVQHDYTGGCPLYVITTRSRVLKFDPSGKFLGWLGLDTTGAKGFHSAPTSAVAAFGLNPEEFTIIGGLATDSQDRLYVSDAYRIQRFDSSLNFEAWLGKASDNSIGWHATGQPQGNPSATQDDGAMNTFGSISFYGNKIYVGSEVLYYVNRYDQSGAYEGWLGKDTNNVKGWHTPLAGVGYFRGTFHGNDIGAFDITKDIAIDPTNGNLFVVDSVHDPVLSVWAPDGTYLTGLFHGGTGIKPYAIAIDSFGNVIISDMYQGTIRGYDPSLQQRATLQVEPPSIPNVYYPIVGSKLTVASNGYLYAVHETGNRILKIKILYSEW
- a CDS encoding methyl-accepting chemotaxis protein, with amino-acid sequence MVANSVQTTNFSEKGAVSINRIRIGFSIVMLLVNVLALFSQGSSSQTSTFINFSIELTIFSYGIAQIILLKKGKLKSSFVTLCVFLDILMYSLIFITVTVFAANAEAMVGTLKMPFFIMLYFFVMIYSGLLLSPKTTLMVGYLALIGTFSMDYFAWLNGVEFKYTTDKSTEISVFFEIIRFVFFVLGIHILTSVVKFLVSVSDVAIKSTVEAEAKSEEAEKTKNRITDEATVLNRNTSEMKNEMDTLNSEIQSQVSSMEQISASLEELAASTDSAAEFVKAQFGKIEELNKESDTLNSILKDVRISTDSLAKTTEESKGYSKDVSGAMEVLGNNFGEVSKSFKKVQDVNDIMREIADRTNLLALNASIEAARAGEHGKGFAVVAQEVAKLADSASENAATISKIIAEAAKLITNGNTAAEETKRKVSVQESGFTSVVDNLNQLRSRVENQGRIHESFLKSFRELFDLSRQIESIASEQKNGTKEVVQALSSIEQSSNLISEGSNRMRASLEELSEQSKRLVVQ
- a CDS encoding CPBP family intramembrane glutamic endopeptidase, with the translated sequence MQNNNYPFLGAVGLCILVLVTGVGIGIVFAILQSVAKWNLDAKLIAAIGNSASFGLAIWVGLKISKKEYAEVLRFRSPKVLEALSFGITAIGFSILLSEVDNLFSMLVPKPDFIINLFQGLFDGENIFLSVILLSVVAPITEELMFRGVILDRLLKTFSVISSFLLSSLLFGLIHLNPWQFIGSSILGIYMAWVVYKTDSIWNSILIHAVFNGIPLIVLHGLQLEIPGFSAPISGKIQILQPLWLDLLGLLITCFGLSFTFFLFKDRNEKTA
- a CDS encoding FFLEELY motif protein — translated: MDLKELEPVRLAVVRSTIERLRHTYSDLLTSIKGYDGIPSFFENNLYAPTNKEERDNALESLYEKLKTVAGKAMTDNIHQIILLNKLTDSLDFETAKVVLENNLMENGEIPQENLYAALGAVGRFDDRRAQIGMVGETLKFFFSLSKLPMVKLIMAPIKVAASMVGATSLVDTMEAGYNLSTKIKDLQPFIESFIDRENRLLGKLINGEKHEPSQF
- a CDS encoding SPOR domain-containing protein, which produces MKEKIFYVINLDNKRISLLSLFLVGLLFSFFFLGVSVGRKRGQVQDDLALNSNRDNMQSLSSSTVNQAMDESSAPSNIKKEEEVKFRNLPPGAEVVDLRSEVSPSKKEEPSKIEVEAPSSSHPEKKLVRKEKESKKSIHTSPRKTAVHKADNDFFVQVAAFKTKEKADELKSSLGAKSYVKKTKNGYFTVRMGNFPSKDDAEKSMKKLPGNLKENALVSKE
- the coaE gene encoding dephospho-CoA kinase (Dephospho-CoA kinase (CoaE) performs the final step in coenzyme A biosynthesis.), translating into MTRSSLRTDGAFLVGITGMIGGGKSTATRILEELGGIRISADEIARKYTDPNSPISKELIDSLGPEILDESGNIDRKRIAKLVFGNPEKLKILNSLTHPRIRKEFLEVLGGLEEASLVLWEVPLLFETDSYTLCDATVCVISDPEVSLERTVKRDGISREEAEARAKSQLSLQEKAKKADYSIKNTGDLQDLRKECEHLYAELKGRMK
- a CDS encoding LIC12048 family lipoprotein, whose product is MFDLIVRIVVRKVILASVLFSFVGCLSDLGFGSGDVDITKATWLVAEKIPLIRDKGGLPGLPTPPVVPIDNLFSLPPGTKVKAASLGGTIDPTGTNILNDFDGDGILNTNETTTNVWVADYPMIDAIIAPPVTMKIYIQISSNQNSDELVSEIGSQDFASTRNDGSEKIHQNELNLKTVQFQDTYSDSISFNGANSLSESFGVKYQGTGANYGTSSSKNWGVTASTNKTLTKWADKPFVNNLDREGWNVKANSSSDKAMKYRRDKASKIDETSKVDPNAGYVRAALYIENQSVNMPVKIKNILCSLMFETGEGDLIPIQSFRLMNTDNSPFEVSVYGGTKFGPYVIELTNLNTAEIERAISSGYTPKIYIVDYEMTHVADSNYRSALLNFTGDNLKIVEENSKARTALIKIFGPGFREMYRVAAFDLGSGISDPCQTKSVVGDLSPGVSLRTALNRIACSGLEIEYEDVVVDFQDIAPKLSASRVFAKGIKSIGGVKNTILCDRQENIIGSDNNPRTACVQKPFSEWTPEQKENGGVWVVFSKGKYYNFTEYLLTQGENPEVIKFDPNAPRPASVLKGIDSTLWAGDRVDIVYISLRDYGAKIRDFGTNPLVTNLPFKMNTAWDLDSLGPHPYYPNTKSIYLGAVGFGEQIELSIKLDKTQYLNPSFGAPSISGNFQYFKDFSYNRITTPLLFERTEVADFEISMGFGGQRSDWMHIERDLNNSDPYKLQSCGVNFIHSTQTLTLCVKLPTQHEVLDTETSVVELYVRPSLNNAYRRTVWPLPYYKVGKMRGTLADAVVSGASTIRVLKPFGLLEQYDVLVIGDNSQQFTILNISSADSEGAVTLTLDQPVGFDAIKTTTVITLSGLETPDIKITQDSGFITKWNQEATTAFLPTAYTTAQNLTFSAGQSIDCLANPKHPVGCLGFATDFNAVNWMGNYNKGVALWSSWADGGDFSNFLSSGMFGLTTSNGLVYKLEPGASDYMVGEHTGSNPIYGPIAISNGDYTLVIWRKDSDIWGRLYTNSTQAAVGVQFDMNTSTNPINGNFTAKVNENGKVILAWENGLDLFVSFWDMPTKTRIGTESKVATRLRVPVSSVTMNIDVAIGTNRALVTYENSYITSSIEYIGNWTQHDALARLYDVATATAVAAAFTYSGGNDLAGWGKTSVSAVAIGNYALLSNITAYDNGSSVFTLPYDLAAGAAIGGPVRTLDSAGAGISGSIRTGLYTAGGANPVYGMVVWRTAQGYLRARGINVSAGSLIGGSTFNVESGTVNPIWNMSVTKNPGVIVYATTADNNVRLRTFAMPEGQLGTSNSLVLNSANPATSRNGGSVLLVGKNAIATWEHVEGSISKTIRGRVAVIDPDNTDVNKKFFLKGSGEFFLSTTNQGFQSNVNTTATPDTSNAMAFWLAQDTLQPRVRGFNVSLQNPGALQFGLNNFFIAPLIERDYTITSKIKF